GATTTTCTAACACCGTCTTGTGATTTTAAGATGTCATGTCCGAAAATCAAAGCCTTTCCTGATGTAGGGTTTTTCATTGTTGCAAGCATAGAAATTGTTGTTGTTTTTCCGGCGCCGTTTGGGCCTAAAAGTCCGAAAATTTCTCCTTTTTCTATATCAAATGAGATGGAGTCAACCGCTTTTAAATCCCCGAACTTTTTTGTTAAGTTTTTGACTGTGACAGCTTTCATTTATCCAAAATCCCCCTTAATTTTTCTAAGTATTCATCTGTAAGATTAAGAGCTTCAGCTTTTTTTTCAGGCGGAATTTTTTCAAGTGTAAATATTATTTCATGTATTTTATCCGTCTTTATGCCTGAATTTTCATGGAATATTTCAAAAAATATTTTTCTGAATACCTGCATCTTTTCTTCAGCGCTTTTTCTGTGTTCTATTGCGCTTTTTAAAAATTCTCTTCCTTCATCTGTTATTTCATAGATATTTTTTGAACGCTCTGCCGTTTTTAATAATTTTATCAACTTTTCTTCTTCCATTTTTTTAAGAGCAGGATAAAGTGTACCCTTGCTTGGAATCCATACCTCTTCTGTTTTATCAGAGATTTCTTTTATGAGATCATATCCTGACTTAGGCCCTTTTAGTAGTGAATGCAGTATATATATTCTTAAGAAACCACCGCGTCTTTCATGCCTTTCATATCTTTTGTGCACATCTCCTCTGCCTTCCTGCATTATATGCCTGTGAAACCAGGGAAATTCATCTTTGTCATTTTTCATCTGGACAATCTCCTTTTTTGATCTTTTTTGAAGCTCTTTTTGGTTCTTCTCTTATGTGTACTTTAACGCACAGTGCGCAATAGTACTATTAAAAGAAGTTTTATATAAATATTTGTTAAATTTGGTAAAATACTTCATGAAATGAATATTTCGTGCAATAGTATCAGTTAAAAAAATTCAAAAAAAATACTAAAAAAAGTCAGGAAAATCAAATTAGTCAGAATAGGAGATAATAATCAAAATCCGATTTAATAACCAGAATAGGAGTTAATAATCAAATAAAACTCAAAAAATATGTTATTTATAATCAGGACAGTTACATAATTAGAGCAATAGCAAAAGAAGGGAAAAATGATTATGAAAGTCCCTTCTTTTATTGGTAATTTCTGGTGTTTTGGGACAATTTCATTTTTTTGTCCTCACTTTTATTTTTAAGTGGTCCTATAAACATTTTCTGTGACAAAACTCGTTACGTTTCGGAATATAATTTTATGATACTGCCTAAGTTTGCCACCTCACTCAAATTCATTGTATTGTACAAGAATTAAATTTGACAGTTCCAGGAATTTTAGAAAAAGTTACAAAAAAAGCATCATTCCGGGCTTAAATTCTAAATGACTTTGGCATTATAAAAATAAAATTGATGTTTTGCATGCAAATATGTCCCAACTGTCAAATTCAATAACGATTATTTTTGATATTTTTGGGAATAATGCACTTTGAAAGACCAACTGGCAAAGTCAGGATACTGGCTTTCAAAGTGATTAATTAAATGATTGATAATGCGTTTTCTTCGGTAGAAGTTTAAATCCTGCCGGTTTACTTAATTTAATCAGATTATGAATAATATTTTTTTAATTAGAA
The genomic region above belongs to Methanomicrobium antiquum and contains:
- a CDS encoding PadR family transcriptional regulator, with translation MKNDKDEFPWFHRHIMQEGRGDVHKRYERHERRGGFLRIYILHSLLKGPKSGYDLIKEISDKTEEVWIPSKGTLYPALKKMEEEKLIKLLKTAERSKNIYEITDEGREFLKSAIEHRKSAEEKMQVFRKIFFEIFHENSGIKTDKIHEIIFTLEKIPPEKKAEALNLTDEYLEKLRGILDK